A region from the Vicia villosa cultivar HV-30 ecotype Madison, WI linkage group LG3, Vvil1.0, whole genome shotgun sequence genome encodes:
- the LOC131661280 gene encoding uncharacterized protein LOC131661280: protein MGSFSGDEDCQFFDAQEDVLSIGYANSDDDNDRSVSVDFDYDVWIRRPRSVRERRGEFMKSMGMSLDGIVVENLLDVEKEEIIDRVRGSSGCEEEFSSSRLLMSCCSSMSFSEEDSNNLPCQNESLEIGVGTNVDKKEEQKKHVKVNDDSDHLVVARKSEDSVNVNVSGVSPSQGMVGRDFEDSDGDAVTGILNRVKRGWLRRLRSMTCMVDTQGEGDDHNGRGEGRMSVSGSGCRLQKVKVRQSKKKTKELSSLYLRQDIQAHEGSILTMKFSPDGQYLATGGEDCVVRVWQVVEEDRCNEIHIPEIDPSCIYFTVNNLSQLTPLFMDKEKLNQLKSMRKTSDSACVVFPPKIFRLLEKPLHEFRGHSSEVLDLSWSKKNYLLSSSVDKTVRLWKVNHEHCLKVFSHSNYVTCIQFNPVDEDYFISGSIDGKVRIWEIPDCQVVDWTDVLDIVTAVCYRPDGQGGIVGSLAGNCRFYKISDNHLQLDSQLCLIGKKKLPGRGILGFQFLPQDSNKVMVTCADSQVRILDGLNVICKYKSLNTGSPMCASFTSDGKHILSACEDSNVYLWNIDQEESNATKSKKIRSCERFFSNASVAVPWHGLKPQVTENEQLNVSDKKSPRAALQLHSTPPASFSLGQEYFLESFPKGSATWPEEKLPVSSSKAKKTSFMHNSEYKFLKSSCKSTNRAHAWGMVIVTAGWDGRIKSFQNYGLPVPV, encoded by the exons ATGGGTAGTTTCAGTGGAGATGAGGATTGTCAGTTTTTTGATGCTCAAGAGGATGTTTTGTCAATTGGGTATGCAAAttctgatgatgataatgatagaagTGTATCTGTTGATTTTGATTATGATGTGTGGATTCGGAGACCGAGGAGTGTGAGGGAGCGAAGAGGGGAGTTTATGAAGAGCATGGGAATGAGTTTAGATGGAATTGTTGTTGAAAATTTATTGGATGTTGAGAAGGAAGAGATTATAGATAGAGTAAGAGGAAGTAGTGGTTGTGAAGAGGAATTTAGTTCGAGTCGGTTGTTGATGTCTTGTTGCTCTAGTATGAGTTTTTCAGAGGAGGATAGTAATAACTTACCATGTCAAAATGAAAGTTTGGAGATAGGAGTAGGGACTAATGTCGATAAAAAGGAGGAACAAAAGAAGCATGTGAAGGTGAATGATGATTCAGATCATTTGGTGGTTGCTAGGAAATCTGAGGATTCCGTGAATGTTAATGTTTCGGGGGTGTCTCCTTCTCAAGGAATGGTAGGTAGAGATTTTGAGGATTCAGATGGTGATGCGGTTACTGGAATCTTAAATAGGGTGAAAAGGGGTTGGTTAAGAAGATTGAGATCGATGACGTGCATGGTTGATACACAAGGGGAAGGCGATGATCataatgggagaggagaagggaGAATGTCAGTCTCAGGGTCAGGGTGTAGGCTTCAGAAAGTAAAGGTCCGTCAAAGTAAGAAAAAAACCAAGGAGCTTTCTTCACTTTACTTGAGGCAAGATATCCAAGCGCACGAAGGTTCAATTTTGACAATGAAATTCAGTCCCGATGGACAGTATCTAGCCACTGGCGGAGAAGATTGTGTAGTTCGTGTGTGGCAAGTAGTTGAGGAGGATAGATGTAATGAAATTCACATTCCAGAAATTGACCCTTCATGCATTTACTTTACGGTGAATAATCTTTCTCAATTGACACCATTGTTTATGGATAAggaaaaacttaaccaactgaagAGCATGAGGAAAACATCAGATTCTGCTTGTGTCGTTTTCCCGCCTAAGATCTTCCGGTTGCTGGAAAAACCATTGCACGAGTTCCGTGGTCATAGTAGTGAAGTTTTGGATCTATCTTGGTCAAAGAAGAAT TATCTTCTCTCATCGTCGGTTGACAAAACTGTCCGACTATGGAAAGTGAATCATGAGCATTGCTTGAAAGTGTTTTCACACAGTAATTATG TGACATGTATACAATTCAATCCTGTGGATGAAGATTATTTCATTAGCGGATCCATAGACgggaaagtgcgaatatgggaaATTCCTGATTGTCAGGTTGTTGACTGGACTGATGTCCTAGATATAGTGACTGCAGTATGTTATCGGCCCGATGGACag GGAGGGATTGTTGGTTCTTTGGCAGGAAATTGTCGGTTTTATAAAATATCAG ATAATCACTTGCAGTTAGATTCTCAACTATGCTTAATTGGTAAAAAGAAACTTCCTGGCAGAGGGATATTGGGCTTTCAG TTTCTTCCTCAAGACTCGAACAAAGTTATGGTTACCTGTGCTGATTCACAAGTTAGAATCCTtgatgggcttaatgtgatttgTAAATACAAAA gccTCAACACAGGGAGTCCAATGTGTGCATCCTTTACTTCAGACGGGAAACATATTTTATCCGCATGCGAGGACTCAAATGTATATCTATGGAACATTGATCAGGAAGAGTCTAATGCCACGAAATCTAAGAAAATTAGGTCATGTGAGCGGTTTTTCTCAAATGCATCCGTTGCAGTACCTTGGCATGGTTTGAAACCTCAAGTTACTGAAAATGAACAGTTGAATGTCTCGGATAAAAAATCACCTCGAGCTGCTCTACAATTACACTCCACTCCACCTGCATCTTTCTCTTTAGGCCAAGAATATTTCTTGGAGTCTTTTCCGAAGGGATCTGCTACCTGGCCTGAGGAGAAGCTTCCTGTTTCAAGCTCCAAGGCTAAAAAAACATCATTTATGCACAACTCCGAATACAAGTTCTTGAAATCTTCTTGCAAGAGCACCAACCGCGCTCACGCCTGGGGTATGGTTATCGTGACTGCAGGCTGGGACGGGAGGATAAAATCATTCCAAAATTACGGGCTACCTGTACCggtttga
- the LOC131657989 gene encoding uncharacterized protein LOC131657989: MEKNAINKVCDCKLHWSERFRPVALEDENLTSLAGLVKSVEGSYNHGRCVNGEGENDYGRESPQHHLIEPLVNADRELGLEALKQKEIVDFLKTVGLMKTVSELGPCYTKLVKKFIVNLSADVKNEESQEEYMRVFVRGLCVKFSPKVINAYFGRSKSAYYDDIPSLDQIATKITANWKPTNQKSTITLALAKLIFQIGIKAKINFSEFVFEQTMRHAESFALKLPIAFSYIILGIILKHHPDIMNQGYIKGKKVLPLTFNRKLFIGTRVPIIVMPQHKSQIVSGSFSHISKAIRNNLLLELNEISTALQEAITTCITIKENVYELIKTLSKKKEDDKAEEIHREEEKKEYFSSDGVTESENEESGSEEEEDNSED, translated from the exons ATGGAAAAGAATGCCATCAACAAAGTATGCGATTGCAAACTTCACTGGAGTGAACGATTTCggcctgtggcgcttgaagatgaaaaccTTACTAGTTTAGCAGGGTTGGTTAAAAGCGTTGAAGGGAGCTACAACCATGGACGCTGCGTTAACGGAGAAGGAGAAAACGACTATGGTAGAGAAAGCCCACAACACCATCTTATTGAGCCTTT GGTTAATGCTGATAGAGAGCTTGGTCTCGAAGCTCTAAAGCAGAAGGAGATAGTAGATTTTCTAAAGACAGTTGGGCTGATGAAGACAGTCTCTGAGCTTGGGCCTTGCTATACAAAATTGGTCAAAAAATTCATTGTGAATCTCTCTGCTGATGTTAAAAATGAAGAAAGTCAAGAAGAGTATATGAGGGTGTTTGTTAGAGGATTATGTGTTAAGTTTTCTCCAAAGGTTATTAATGCATATTTTGGTAGAAGCAAGTCTGCATATTATGATGATATTCCATCTTTGGATCAGATTGCCACGAAGATTACTG CAAACTGGAAACCTACAAATCAAAAATCCACTATTACGTTAGCATTGGCCAAGCTAATTTTTCAAATAGGAATAAAGGCCAAGATAAACTTCAGTGAATTTGTTTTTGAGCAAACAATGAGGCATGCTGAATCATTTGCTTTAAAATTACCAATAGCCTTTTCTTATATTATCTTAGGTATCATCTTAAAACATCACCCTGATATTATGAATCAAGGATATATTAAGGGTAAAAAGGTCTTGCCTTTGACTTTTAACAGGAAGCTGTTTATTGGAACACGTGTCCCAATCATTGTAATGCCTCAACACAAAAGTCAAATTGTTAGTGGGAGTTTCTCTCATATTTCCAAAGCCATCAGGAACAACTTGCTTCTTGAATTAAATGAAATCTCTACGGCTCTTCAAGAGGCTATTACTACTTGTATTACCATAAAGGAGAATGTATATGAACTGATCAAAACACTGTCCAAGAAGAAGGAAGATGACAAGGCagaagaaatacacagagaagaggaaaagaaagagTATTTTTCAAGTGATGGAGTAACTGAGAGTGAAAACGAGGAATCTGGAAGTGAAGAAGAGGAGGACAACTCTGAAGATTAA